Proteins encoded within one genomic window of Kibdelosporangium phytohabitans:
- a CDS encoding MFS transporter produces MPQEKLPLRALLALTLTVLLGCLTEVLPAGLLLGMSEDLGVSPSTTGQLVTVYAITTAITAIPLTAVTSRSPRKRVLVALVLGFVVTNVVIAVSPWYEVILGARVVSGAVTGVMWSLVAVYAMRIAPPALAGRALAVAMAGTPVGFAAGVPAGTVLGDLVGWRWSFAAMAVIAVPLLFWVLAVVPAVAAEPTGAVRTAVPAMRPVLVMVFVYSLGHNVLYTYLGPVLARIGRETLLSTVLLAFGAAAVCGIAAVGSALDRYPRAVLCGCSALTACGIALLALSGSVVTVLLACVLWGLAFGGAPTAFQAVTALVAGRHADRAQSLTIAAWNGAVAGGAASGGVILDHFAPALPWTAAALLAVPLLAAMKLSLPTGVPGELVSDLSGKLR; encoded by the coding sequence GTGCCGCAGGAGAAACTGCCGTTGCGAGCGCTGCTCGCGCTCACGTTGACCGTGTTGTTGGGCTGTCTGACCGAAGTGCTGCCTGCTGGGCTGCTGCTGGGCATGTCCGAGGATCTCGGTGTGTCGCCGTCCACGACAGGGCAGCTGGTCACGGTTTACGCCATCACCACCGCGATCACGGCGATCCCTTTGACCGCCGTGACGTCCCGGTCGCCGCGCAAGCGTGTGCTGGTGGCCCTTGTGCTCGGGTTCGTCGTGACGAACGTCGTGATCGCCGTATCTCCTTGGTATGAGGTGATTCTGGGTGCACGTGTGGTGTCCGGTGCCGTGACCGGGGTGATGTGGTCGCTGGTCGCGGTGTACGCGATGCGGATCGCACCACCGGCGCTCGCCGGGCGGGCATTGGCCGTGGCGATGGCCGGCACGCCAGTGGGTTTCGCGGCTGGGGTGCCCGCGGGAACCGTGCTCGGCGATCTTGTCGGCTGGCGCTGGTCGTTCGCTGCCATGGCGGTGATCGCGGTGCCGTTGCTGTTCTGGGTCCTCGCTGTCGTGCCCGCGGTGGCAGCAGAACCCACCGGAGCGGTAAGGACGGCTGTGCCTGCGATGCGGCCAGTGCTGGTGATGGTGTTCGTGTACTCGCTGGGCCACAACGTGCTCTACACCTACCTCGGTCCCGTCCTGGCCCGAATCGGACGGGAAACCCTGTTGAGCACAGTGCTTCTGGCGTTCGGCGCGGCGGCGGTGTGCGGGATCGCCGCGGTCGGCTCGGCATTGGACCGGTATCCACGCGCGGTCCTCTGTGGGTGCTCGGCGCTGACCGCCTGCGGAATCGCCCTGCTGGCGTTGTCCGGCAGTGTCGTCACGGTCCTGCTGGCGTGCGTGTTGTGGGGCTTGGCGTTCGGTGGCGCACCCACGGCGTTTCAGGCAGTCACCGCCTTGGTCGCGGGACGGCACGCCGACAGGGCGCAATCGTTGACCATCGCGGCGTGGAACGGGGCCGTGGCAGGCGGCGCGGCCTCAGGCGGGGTGATTCTGGACCACTTCGCGCCCGCGTTGCCGTGGACCGCCGCCGCGTTGCTGGCGGTGCCGTTGCTGGCGGCGATGAAACTGTCGTTGCCGACTGGAGTTCCGGGTGAGTTGGTTTCCGACCTGTCCGGGAAATTGCGCTGA